In the Telopea speciosissima isolate NSW1024214 ecotype Mountain lineage chromosome 2, Tspe_v1, whole genome shotgun sequence genome, one interval contains:
- the LOC122650842 gene encoding uncharacterized protein LOC122650842 gives MMDMSSTPIYGSLKRYWRRRSYRRLDVKKKNTKVLRLGGKSSSSSRRRSWRVSVLIPKLQLKIIKYPMKMWRKFKDGYINMMLGFADNVGGGYSYNSTVFGGKRIPRSRPISQISKYDSNEFDKRMLLHIYNSLVASRELVTSA, from the coding sequence ATGGAAGCTTGAAGAGATACTGGAGGAGGAGATCATATCGTCGACTTgatgtgaagaagaagaacacgaAGGTGTTGAGGTTGGGAGGGaagagtagtagtagtagtagaagacGTTCATGGAGGGTAAGCGTATTAATACCGAAGCTGCAACTGAAAATAATAAAGTATCCGATGAAGATGTGGAGAAAGTTTAAAGATGGTTACATAAATATGATGCTTGGTTTTGCAGACAACGTGGGTGGTGGCTACTCATACAACAGTACTGTTTTCGGCGGAAAGAGGATTCCAAGAAGCCGACCTATTTCACAGATTTCTAAGTATGATAGTAATGAATTTGATAAGAGAATGCTTCTTCACATCTACAACTCACTTGTTGCTTCTCGTGAATTGGTTACTTCTGCTTAA